The DNA segment GATGGCTTTAAAACCGTTGTGATGATTGATCCGGGAATTAAAGTGGACGATAATTACTGGGTATTTAAAGAGGGGAAGGAAAACAATTACTTCTGCAGAAGGAGTGATGATTACTTTATGGAAGGTCATGTATGGCCAGGCAGATGTCAGTTTCCGGATTTTACGAACCCAACAGTAAGGGAATGGTGGGGTAATTTGTATAAAGAACTGGTGGACATTGGCGTGGCTGGTGTCTGGAACGATATGAATGAACCTGCAGTATTTGGTGCAGGAACATTTCCCAATGATGTAAGACATAATTTTGATGGTTACCGCGGATCTCACCGTAAAGCACATAATGTTTACGGGATGCAGATGGTACGATCGACGTATGACGGTTTGAAAAAACTGATGCGTAATAAACGTCCCTTTACGATTACCCGTGCGGGTTATTCCGGAATGCAAAGATATGGTTGTGTATGGACGGGAGATAACGTAGCGACCTGGGAGCACCTGAAAATAGGAAATATCCAGTGTCAGCGGATGTCTGTTTCGGGCGTTCCTTTCTGTGGAACTGATATCGGAGGCTTTAGCGGAGAGCCTGATGCAGAATTGTTTACCCGCTGGATTCAGCTGGGAACGTTTTCTCCATTTATGCGTGCGCACTCTGCCGGAGATACTGCGGAAAGAGAACCATGGAGTTTTGGTGAGCCTTATACGAGCATTAACAGGACTTATATTGAATTAAGATACCGTTTGATGCCTTACTTATACTCCGTTTTCTGGGAACATCACCGTTACGGATTCCCGATACTGAGGCCGTTGGTCATGCTGGAACAGGAAAATGTGAGCAATCATTTCCGTCAGGATGAATTCACTTTTGGAGATAAAATCCTGGTTTGTCCGGTTTTGGAACAAGGAGCAACTTCCCGTATGGTCTACCTGCCTAAAGGTAAGTGGTATAATTTCTGGACGCATGAAGTGCTGAACGGTGAGAGCGAGCATAATATTGAGGCGGCCTTAGATCACATGCCTTTGTTTGTACGCGCCGGATCTGTGATTCCTGAATATCCGGTGATGCAATACGTAGGTGAAAAGAATGTAGATGAAGTATTGTTAAATATCTATTATTCGGATTATGAAGTGAATTCTTTTCTTTATGAAGACCATGGAGATACCTTCGCTTATGAGCAGGATATCTATTCAGAAAAGAAATTCAGTGTTAAGGGAGATCAAAAGAACTTAAAGATTGAACAGAGCGTAGACGGACTTTACACGCCTAATTACGAACTGTACAATTATAACATCATCGGGATTCCGTTTAAAGTGAAAAAGATCACAGTGGATGAGCATGATGTACTGGATTTTCACATGGATGAACGCAATTGTCTGCGCTTCAAATCCAATAAGAATTTTATGACGATTAAGGTATACGGTGAATAATGTAAACTAGTTAAAATCATTTTAATGAGCACATCAGGTAAAAGCAGTTCCAATAAGAAAGTAACCGGTAAAAAGATCGAGACAACTCCTGTTTTAGAAGAACGCAGCAAAAGCGTTTGGCCACATAGCTTGTTTACTGATTTTGACATTTCATTATTCATTTCAGGTAAGCACTTCCGTTTGTATGAGAAAATGGGCGCACATCTCCTAAACATCGATCAAACGGCTGGTGCTTATTTTGCCGTTTGGGCACCTAATGCGCAACAGCTGAGCGTAGTGGGGAACTTTAACAAATGGGATCAGGCCGCACATCCTTTAAATAAGCGCTGGGATGCCTCCGGTATCTGGGAAGGCTTTATACCGGGTTTGAAAAAAGGGGAAGTCTATAAATATGCCATTAAAGGTTTTGATGGGGTAGACATCCAGAAAGGAGATCCTTTTGCTACGCGCTGGGAACATCCGCCACGAACGGCTTCTGTAATTTGGGATACCGATTATAAATGGAGAGATAAGCCCTGGTTAAAGAAGCGTCCAAAGCTGAATGCCTTAAACCAGCCGATGTCTGTTTATGAGTTGCATCTGGGCTCCTGGCAAAGAGATCCGGCGGAGCCTAAAAGAGTCCTGACCTATAAAGAGATTGCCAAAAGCCTGGTTCCTTATATTCTGGACATGGGCTTTACCCATGTGGAGCTGATGCCAATCATGGAATATCCTTATTTTCCTTCCTGGGGGTATCAGATTACCGGATATTTCGCGGCGAGCTCCAGACATGGAACACCTGAGGAACTGATGTACCTGATCGATGAACTGCATAAAAACAACATTGCGGTAATCTTGGATTGGGTCCCTTCACATTTCCCAGGAGATGCGCATGGACTTTATCATTTCGATGGAACGCACCTTTATGAACATGCCGATATGCGTAAAGGTTTTCATCCGGACTGGAAGTCTTATATTTTTAATTACGATAGAAATGAGGTTCGCTCCTTCCTGATCAGCAACGCTTTATATTGGCTGGATCAGTTTCATGCAGACGGACTTCGGGTGGATGCTGTGGCGTCTATGTTGTATTTTAATTTTTCGAGAAAGGAAGAAGATGCGGCCACCAATGAATTTGGAGGAAGCGAAAACCTGGGCGCCATTCAGTTTCTAAAAGACCTGAATGAAGCGGTTTACGGTAATTTCGAAGGGGTCCATACCATCGCAGAGGAAAGTAGTACTTATCCGGGCGTAACACATCCTGTA comes from the Pedobacter sp. FW305-3-2-15-E-R2A2 genome and includes:
- a CDS encoding glycoside hydrolase family 31 protein encodes the protein MEEQNEHGKEIKDDGIIQEIVEETVQHLNNPVTDLKPIVKKYLSAVQKVKKDGNKFYFSDGDARVEIRVVSDEIIRVRLAPHGVFLDDFSYAVPVVDQKVTTFKMEELEDHYAISTNTITCKIGKDDFHISFTENLSQMVMSEDESPMHWEENIEFGGYYVYATKKCLSEENFFGLGDKSGNMNLRGRHFQNWNTDAYSFGWDQDPLYRTIPFYLGVHQQAAYGIFFDNTFRSYFDFGKEDNQKTSFWADGGELQYYYIHGPHMMDVVKRYQTLTGTHPMPPKWALGYHQCRWSYYPEKKVKEIADGFRSRNIPCDAIYLDIDYMDGYRCFTWNKNYFPDPKRMIKELADDGFKTVVMIDPGIKVDDNYWVFKEGKENNYFCRRSDDYFMEGHVWPGRCQFPDFTNPTVREWWGNLYKELVDIGVAGVWNDMNEPAVFGAGTFPNDVRHNFDGYRGSHRKAHNVYGMQMVRSTYDGLKKLMRNKRPFTITRAGYSGMQRYGCVWTGDNVATWEHLKIGNIQCQRMSVSGVPFCGTDIGGFSGEPDAELFTRWIQLGTFSPFMRAHSAGDTAEREPWSFGEPYTSINRTYIELRYRLMPYLYSVFWEHHRYGFPILRPLVMLEQENVSNHFRQDEFTFGDKILVCPVLEQGATSRMVYLPKGKWYNFWTHEVLNGESEHNIEAALDHMPLFVRAGSVIPEYPVMQYVGEKNVDEVLLNIYYSDYEVNSFLYEDHGDTFAYEQDIYSEKKFSVKGDQKNLKIEQSVDGLYTPNYELYNYNIIGIPFKVKKITVDEHDVLDFHMDERNCLRFKSNKNFMTIKVYGE
- the glgB gene encoding 1,4-alpha-glucan branching protein GlgB; this encodes MSTSGKSSSNKKVTGKKIETTPVLEERSKSVWPHSLFTDFDISLFISGKHFRLYEKMGAHLLNIDQTAGAYFAVWAPNAQQLSVVGNFNKWDQAAHPLNKRWDASGIWEGFIPGLKKGEVYKYAIKGFDGVDIQKGDPFATRWEHPPRTASVIWDTDYKWRDKPWLKKRPKLNALNQPMSVYELHLGSWQRDPAEPKRVLTYKEIAKSLVPYILDMGFTHVELMPIMEYPYFPSWGYQITGYFAASSRHGTPEELMYLIDELHKNNIAVILDWVPSHFPGDAHGLYHFDGTHLYEHADMRKGFHPDWKSYIFNYDRNEVRSFLISNALYWLDQFHADGLRVDAVASMLYFNFSRKEEDAATNEFGGSENLGAIQFLKDLNEAVYGNFEGVHTIAEESSTYPGVTHPVHAGGLGFGMKWMMGWMNDTLKYFKNDPINRKYHHHQLTFSITYAFSENFMLPFSHDEVVHGKSSMIYKMPGDEWQKFANLRLLYAYMFTQPGTKLLFMGNEFAQTHEWDFKSSLDWHLLQHAPHLGMQKTVRAINNLYRSEPALYEHSFSYEGFEWINADDAAHSVYIYLRKGSKAKDTLIVILNMTPVYRENYRIGLPFKGKWKEIFSTDAQEFFGSGKHNEKLMVSEQVDCHGRENSLVLQIPPLGAIILKQGK